A genomic region of Papaver somniferum cultivar HN1 chromosome 7, ASM357369v1, whole genome shotgun sequence contains the following coding sequences:
- the LOC113298092 gene encoding uncharacterized protein LOC113298092, whose amino-acid sequence MENRGNTDRRLGPLHTSGNAMVTTAYKAYKRVELLPNPIGTIAQKLGRVVKPTVYILQNHCLAILSYADDQILFVEKAIENVFPPSSYIFNKIDTLVHVTETLPARFDNAADKLPAIIQRVPYLEWALAQLFLILSFLISTLTNWGVDGANEKEIRIDTNSHDEIATNNRGLTGIEEMCVPNSTGNDTGECEIKEENEKQIKETYKDILVKKKDVNEEEINEKNGVATSYKTILEMGMKESEDEMSQQQQGEQSDNKEIGSVIENDEIKETNVIQEEQDPILKLFSDAGWFNM is encoded by the coding sequence ATGGAGAATAGAGGAAACACGGATAGAAGACTTGGTCCTTTGCATACTAGTGGAAATGCAATGGTAACAACAGCCTACAAGGCCTACAAGAGAGTAGAATTATTGCCTAATCCAATTGGCACAATAGCACAAAAACTAGGTAGAGTTGTGAAGCCAACTGTTTACATTCTGCAAAATCACTGCCTAGCAATCCTCTCTTACGCAGATGATCAAATCTTATTTGTTGAAAAGGCCATTGAGAATGTCTTCCCGCCATCCAGCTACATCTTCAACAAGATCGACACCCTTGTACATGTCACCGAGACCCTGCCGGCAAGATTTGACAATGCAGCCGACAAATTACCAGCGATAATACAACGAGTGCCGTATTTGGAATGGGCATTAGCCCAATTGTTTTTGATATTGAGTTTCTTGATTAGTACACTAACTAATTGGGGAGTGGATGGAGCTAATGAGAAAGAGATTAGAATTGACACAAATTCTCATGATGAAATTGCTACAAATAATCGTGGGCTCACTGGAATTGAAGAAATGTGCGTCCCAAACAGTACGGGCAATGACACTGGGGAATGtgagataaaggaagaaaatgaGAAACAAATCAAGGAGACATACAAAGACATATTGGTTAAGAAAAAAGATGTTAATGAAGAAGAGATTAATGAAAAGAATGGCGTAGCAACTAGTTATAAGACAATATTAGAGATGGGTATGAAGGAAAGTGAAGATGAAATGAGCCAACAGCAGCAAGGAGAACAATCCGACAACAAAGAAATTGGAAGTGTGATtgaaaatgatgaaataaaagAGACTAATGTGATTCAGGAAGAACAGGATCCAATTCTAAAGCTTTTTTCTGACGCAGGGTGGTTTAACATGTAA